Proteins from one Peromyscus eremicus chromosome 8a, PerEre_H2_v1, whole genome shotgun sequence genomic window:
- the Snf8 gene encoding vacuolar-sorting protein SNF8: MHRRGVGAGAIAKKKLAEAKYKERGTVLAEDQLAQMSKQLDMFKTNLEEFASKHKQEIRKNPEFRVQFQDMCATIGVDPLASGKGFWSEMLGVGDFYYELGVQIIEVCLALKHRNGGLITLEELHQQVLKGRGKFAQDVSQDDLIRAIKKLKALGTGFGIIPVGGTYLIQSVPAELNMDHTVVLQLAEKNGYVTVSEIKASLKWETERARQVLEHLLKEGLAWLDLQAPGEAHYWLPALFTDLYSQEISAEEAREAFP, translated from the exons ATGCACCGGCGCGGGGTGGGAGCTGGCGCCATCGCCAAGAAGAAGCTCGCCGAG GCCAAGTATAAGGAGCGAGGGACTGTCTTGGCTGAGGACCAGCTGGCCCAG ATGTCAAAACAGCTGGACATGTTTAAGACCAACCTAGAAGAATTTGCCAGCAAGCACAAGCAAGAAATCCGGAAGAACCCTGAGTTCCGAGTCCAGTTCCAAGACATGTGTGCTACCATTGGGGTGGATCCTCTGGCCT cTGGAAAAGGGTTCTGGTCTGAGATGCTGGGCGTTGGGGACTTCTATTATGAGCTGGGTGTCCAGATTATTGAAGTGTGCCTGGCCCTGAAACATCGGAATGGAG GTCTGATAACTCTGGAGGAGCTACATCAGCAGGTGCTGAAAGGAAGGGGCAAGTTTGCTCAGGATGTCAGCCA AGACGACCTGATCAGAGCCATCAAGAAACTGAAAGCACTGGGCACTGGCTTTGGCATCATCCCCGTGGGCGGCACTTACCTCATTCAGTCTGTTCCAGCTGAGCTCAATATGGATCACACCGTTGTGCTGCAGCTGGCAGAG aaAAATGGGTACGTGACCGTCAGTGAAATCAAAGCCAGTCTTAAATGGGAGACGGAGCGAGCACGGCAAGTGCTG gAACACCTGCTGAAGGAAGGACTAGCCTGGCTTGACCTACAGGCCCCAGGGGAGGCCCACTACTGGCTACCAGCTCTCTTCACGGATCTCTACTCCCAGGAGATCTcagctgaggaggccagagaagccTTCCCTTGA